In a genomic window of Synergistaceae bacterium:
- the grdB gene encoding glycine reductase complex selenoprotein B has product MAFKIVHYINQFYANIGGEEKADYKPEIRDGIVGPGMALKAAFKGEAEIVATVICGDSYFASNMDEATKTILDMIRKYQPDAFIAGPAFNAGRYGTACGAMCAAVAKEFNIPVISGMYPENPGVEMYKKFAYIVETPDNAIGMRKAAPAMAKLALKLLKGESIGKPESEGYIERGIRKNMFYEKLAAERCVDMFVAKLKGEPFETEYKMPVFDRVDPQPAVKDLAHATIALVTSGGICPKGNPDHIEASSASKFGEYDLTGVNDLTSETHCTAHGGYDATYADQDADRVLPVDVMRDLEREGVIGKLHNKFYATVGNGTSVANAKKFGAEIVNRLVRDGVTAVILTSTUGTCTRCGATMVKEIERKLPVVHMCTIVPISQTVGANRIVPTVAIPHPLGDPTKTPEEEKVIRRKLVERALKALQTDITEQTVFTE; this is encoded by the coding sequence ATGGCATTCAAAATAGTACACTATATAAATCAATTTTATGCGAATATAGGCGGAGAAGAGAAAGCAGACTACAAACCCGAAATAAGAGACGGAATCGTAGGGCCCGGTATGGCGTTAAAAGCTGCATTCAAAGGTGAGGCCGAAATCGTTGCGACAGTAATTTGCGGAGATTCTTATTTTGCGTCAAATATGGACGAGGCAACAAAGACGATTCTTGACATGATCCGTAAATATCAGCCTGATGCATTTATCGCGGGGCCTGCATTTAACGCTGGACGTTATGGAACAGCCTGCGGGGCTATGTGTGCGGCAGTTGCGAAAGAATTTAATATCCCCGTAATCAGCGGCATGTATCCTGAAAATCCCGGCGTCGAAATGTATAAGAAATTTGCTTATATCGTCGAGACTCCTGACAATGCAATCGGAATGAGAAAAGCTGCTCCGGCAATGGCAAAACTTGCGCTTAAACTCTTAAAAGGTGAGTCAATCGGCAAGCCCGAATCAGAAGGCTATATCGAGCGGGGAATCCGCAAAAATATGTTCTATGAGAAATTAGCTGCAGAACGCTGTGTAGACATGTTTGTTGCGAAATTGAAGGGTGAACCTTTCGAGACTGAATACAAGATGCCCGTGTTTGACAGAGTCGACCCTCAGCCAGCCGTCAAAGATTTAGCACATGCAACTATAGCACTTGTTACTTCCGGCGGAATTTGTCCAAAAGGTAATCCCGATCATATTGAAGCGTCTAGTGCCAGCAAGTTCGGCGAATATGATTTAACGGGCGTTAATGATCTCACAAGCGAGACTCACTGCACAGCACACGGAGGCTATGATGCTACTTATGCAGATCAGGACGCTGATAGAGTTTTGCCCGTTGACGTTATGAGAGATTTAGAGCGCGAGGGAGTTATCGGCAAGTTACATAATAAATTCTATGCTACTGTCGGAAATGGTACGAGCGTTGCTAATGCTAAGAAATTCGGCGCGGAAATAGTTAACCGCCTTGTACGTGATGGAGTTACAGCCGTAATTCTTACATCGACCTGAGGAACTTGTACTCGTTGCGGTGCAACGATGGTCAAGGAAATCGAGCGCAAATTACCCGTCGTCCATATGTGCACAATCGTGCCTATTTCGCAGACTGTAGGAGCAAATAGAATCGTCCCAACGGTAGCAATTCCTCACCCGCTCGGAGATCCTACAAAGACTCCTGAAGAAGAAAAAGTTATCCGCCGTAAATTAGTTGAGCGCGCATTAAAGGCTCTTCAGACGGACATAACAGAACAGACAGTTTTCACGGAATAA
- a CDS encoding 4Fe-4S binding protein encodes MTLHLIYFSPSGSTEKIVKEIAKSFDGLEVESHNLLTSESRRKKYKFTRDDIVIMGSMTAGKLFTLSEELFACLEADNTPFIGVISYGNGYYGIALNEMLERAEKCGFKVAAMGAFIARHSMKDSIAEGRPDSHDKEIMREFGRKSYEKILSGDLILHELPKTNWTSWELGKQVIAYRETHRDEPYALPKECKAKKISDSCIKCGTCVRNCPVDAINIESKTFDLDKCIGCWGCINRCPKHAIISTSEQVTDIMKSFGQAATKRLEPEIFY; translated from the coding sequence ATGACTCTGCATTTAATATATTTCAGTCCGAGCGGTTCAACAGAAAAAATAGTGAAGGAAATCGCGAAAAGTTTTGACGGTTTAGAAGTTGAGTCTCATAATTTGCTGACATCAGAGAGCCGCAGGAAAAAATATAAATTTACCCGTGATGATATTGTAATAATGGGCAGTATGACAGCCGGAAAATTATTCACACTTTCTGAAGAATTATTTGCTTGTCTTGAAGCTGACAATACCCCTTTTATAGGCGTAATTTCATATGGCAACGGCTATTATGGAATTGCTTTAAATGAAATGTTAGAACGGGCGGAAAAATGCGGCTTCAAAGTTGCAGCAATGGGAGCATTTATAGCGCGCCACTCAATGAAGGACTCAATCGCAGAAGGACGGCCCGACTCACACGATAAAGAAATAATGCGCGAATTCGGCCGAAAATCTTACGAGAAAATTTTATCAGGCGATTTAATTTTGCATGAGCTGCCAAAAACTAACTGGACATCATGGGAATTAGGCAAACAAGTAATTGCATATAGAGAGACTCACAGGGATGAGCCCTACGCACTCCCTAAAGAATGCAAAGCTAAAAAAATTTCTGACTCGTGTATTAAGTGCGGGACTTGTGTGAGAAATTGCCCGGTTGACGCTATAAATATAGAGTCAAAAACTTTTGATCTTGATAAATGCATAGGCTGCTGGGGCTGTATAAATCGCTGTCCTAAGCACGCAATAATCTCAACAAGTGAACAAGTTACTGATATAATGAAATCATTCGGCCAAGCAGCGACAAAGAGACTCGAGCCGGAAATATTTTATTAA
- a CDS encoding glycine/sarcosine/betaine reductase component B subunit, whose product MKLELHRLNVKSLKFGDKTGFADGVLTVNKSELLALISEDELLGKNLDVDLAMPGESVRVMPVKDVIEPRFKLEGKGQVFPGMISDVETVGEGKTLVLSGCAVLTAGKLVRFQEGIIDMSGPGAEYTPYSQTCNVALVLEPADPNMDKHDYEKACRTAGLKAAKYLAESCKDVKADKIESYEFANIREAMNAYPELPKVGYLYMLQTQGLLHDTYLYGVDVKKILPTIISPLEVMDGAIVSGNCVSACDKNSTYSHQNNPVIADMLKRHGKDFNFAAVIVTNENVTLADKRRSSTYATKLASMLGLDGLVITEEGFGNPDADLIMNCWKAERLGIKTALLTDEYAGQDGASQSLADSCPEGNACVTAGNANEVIVLPPMKKVIGYAEEANVIAGGWNGSLAEDGTITVELQAITGATSELGYTKLGAYTL is encoded by the coding sequence TTGAAACTCGAATTACACAGACTCAACGTAAAGAGTCTCAAATTTGGAGACAAAACGGGATTTGCTGATGGAGTCTTAACTGTCAACAAGTCCGAATTACTCGCGCTGATTTCAGAAGATGAACTACTCGGAAAAAATCTCGACGTAGATTTAGCTATGCCCGGTGAAAGTGTTCGAGTTATGCCCGTAAAAGACGTAATCGAACCGCGATTTAAGCTAGAGGGCAAGGGACAAGTATTCCCTGGAATGATTAGTGATGTCGAAACAGTTGGAGAAGGCAAGACGCTTGTTTTATCCGGCTGTGCAGTGCTGACGGCTGGGAAGCTCGTGAGATTCCAAGAGGGAATTATTGACATGTCAGGGCCGGGCGCAGAGTATACGCCTTATTCACAGACTTGTAATGTCGCATTAGTTCTTGAACCTGCTGATCCTAATATGGACAAACACGACTACGAGAAAGCATGCAGGACAGCCGGACTCAAAGCTGCAAAATATCTCGCTGAATCATGCAAAGATGTCAAAGCCGACAAAATAGAGTCATACGAGTTCGCTAATATTCGTGAAGCAATGAATGCTTATCCCGAACTGCCAAAAGTCGGCTATTTATACATGCTGCAGACTCAAGGATTACTGCATGATACTTATTTATACGGCGTTGATGTCAAGAAAATTTTGCCGACTATTATATCGCCTCTCGAAGTAATGGACGGTGCTATAGTCTCAGGAAATTGCGTTAGTGCCTGCGACAAGAATAGCACTTACTCACATCAAAATAATCCGGTTATAGCAGACATGTTAAAGCGTCATGGGAAAGATTTTAATTTTGCTGCTGTAATCGTTACGAATGAAAATGTTACTCTTGCTGATAAGCGCAGAAGCTCGACATATGCCACGAAATTAGCAAGTATGCTCGGACTTGACGGACTCGTTATTACTGAAGAGGGATTCGGGAATCCTGACGCGGATTTAATAATGAATTGCTGGAAAGCTGAAAGACTCGGCATTAAGACAGCTTTATTAACTGACGAGTACGCCGGCCAAGACGGAGCTAGCCAATCACTTGCTGACTCATGTCCTGAAGGTAATGCCTGCGTTACTGCCGGGAATGCAAATGAAGTTATTGTCCTGCCTCCCATGAAAAAAGTTATAGGCTATGCAGAAGAAGCTAACGTAATTGCGGGCGGCTGGAACGGCTCACTTGCTGAAGACGGCACAATCACCGTAGAACTTCAGGCAATAACAGGCGCAACAAGTGAATTAGGTTATACGAAGCTCGGAGCTTACACGCTTTAA